Part of the Tenacibaculum sp. SZ-18 genome, ATATAATGTCAAAATTGGAGCACATCCTTCATTTCCGGACATAGAAAATTTCGGGAGAAAAATTATGGATATTTCCTTTTCGGAACTTCAAGAAAGTATTCGAAATCAGATTCAATTGGTAAAAAGTAAAACGGAGGAACAGGGACAACGTTTGCATCATGTAAAACCGCATGGAGCTTTATATAATATAGCAGCAAAAGATACAGAGTACGCAAAAGTTATTATTGATGAGTTGATTCGTTTGGAATATCCAGTTTTTTTATACGCACCCTATAATTCTGTAATCTCAAACTTGGCTAAAGAGAATGGGATTCAAGTAATGTTTGAAGCTTTTGTAGACAGAAATTATAATAGTGATTTGTCTTTAGTGTCTCGAACACTCCCAAATGCAATTATTGCAGAAAATGAAACTGCTTGGGTTCAATTAAAATTAATGATTGAAAATGAAGAGTTAATTTCTATACAAGGAGAAAAAGTAAAGATAAAAGCAGATACATTTTGTATTCATGGCGATCATGAAAATGCTTTGGAGTTACTTCAGTTTATTCGAATGAAACTTTCACAAAATGATTAACGAAGTCAAATTTAATCGTTTTGGAGAGAAGGCAATTTTACTAACTTGGAAAAATGAAATATCTCCAAAGATTATTGAAGACATTAATAACTTCAAAAGTAGTATTCTAAAAAAAAGGAAAACTCAAATTGCTGATTTCATCATTGGCTATAATTCGTTGCTTATAAAATATAATGACGATTTTAACTTTTCTCAAGAAATAAAAGAATTAAAAGGTTTCTATGAAAAGAGAAATGTAACATCACAAAACATAAAATTCCGTTGGGAAATTCCAGTTTGTTATGATACTGATTTTGGTTTCGATATGGAGAATTTATCAGAGAAGTTCAACTTGTCTGTTGATGAGATTATTTGTAAACATTCCAGTGCAGATTATACAGTTTACTTTATCGGATTTTTACCAGGGTTTCTTTATTTGGGAGGTTTGAATACTTCTTTGGAAATCAATCGAAAGGCAACTCCACTTTTAAATGTTCCTAAAGGTTCTGTGGCAATAGGAGGTAAACAAACAGGAATTTATCCAAATGAAAGTGCCGGTGGTTGGCATATTATTGGAAGAACACCGATTGACTTTTTTAATAAAAATGAAGATATTCCTTGTTTTGTAAAT contains:
- the pxpA gene encoding 5-oxoprolinase subunit PxpA — its product is MFTKSIDINCDVAEGLGNEKYLMPYINSCNIACTAHAGSPEIIDEVILLAKAYNVKIGAHPSFPDIENFGRKIMDISFSELQESIRNQIQLVKSKTEEQGQRLHHVKPHGALYNIAAKDTEYAKVIIDELIRLEYPVFLYAPYNSVISNLAKENGIQVMFEAFVDRNYNSDLSLVSRTLPNAIIAENETAWVQLKLMIENEELISIQGEKVKIKADTFCIHGDHENALELLQFIRMKLSQND
- the pxpB gene encoding 5-oxoprolinase subunit PxpB, whose amino-acid sequence is MINEVKFNRFGEKAILLTWKNEISPKIIEDINNFKSSILKKRKTQIADFIIGYNSLLIKYNDDFNFSQEIKELKGFYEKRNVTSQNIKFRWEIPVCYDTDFGFDMENLSEKFNLSVDEIICKHSSADYTVYFIGFLPGFLYLGGLNTSLEINRKATPLLNVPKGSVAIGGKQTGIYPNESAGGWHIIGRTPIDFFNKNEDIPCFVNSGDQLRFKPISLEEFKRIEVEMALSQYEITKTVIHD